In Streptomyces nojiriensis, one genomic interval encodes:
- a CDS encoding molybdopterin molybdotransferase MoeA yields the protein MTPTNSAEQALDEALALVSRTPEGGATGGAGGGGAGGHRASGWQRARDTAAHAGSRVRPRTHRVPLADALGEVLATPLDALTDLPSFDTSAMDGWAVAGPGPWSVRAGGGVLAGSERPEPLTDGEAVRIATGARIPADATAVIRREHCREAGTQLFADRPVLTGQDIRPRGQECRSGDLLLPADSLVTPAVLGLAAAAGYDELTTRPRPRVEILVLGDELLTEGLPHEGLVRDALSPMLGPWIDRLGAEVTGTRRLGDDPAGAAALLEAVRTSTADVLITTGGTASGPVDHVHPVLREAGAELLVDGVAVRPGHPMLLARIGSRAADENDVNGENGENTVRHVVGLPGNPLAAVSGLLTLAEPLLRALAGRRRRPRYTAPVQGDVPGHPYDTRLVPVLLSDEHAVPLRYHGPAMLRGVAAADALAVVPPKGARSGQELEILDLPWASGGCFT from the coding sequence ATGACCCCCACGAATTCCGCGGAGCAGGCCCTCGACGAGGCCCTGGCGCTGGTCAGCCGCACCCCCGAGGGCGGCGCCACGGGCGGCGCGGGCGGCGGCGGTGCCGGCGGCCATCGCGCGTCCGGCTGGCAGCGGGCGCGGGACACCGCCGCGCACGCCGGGAGCCGGGTGCGGCCCCGTACCCACCGCGTGCCCCTCGCGGACGCCCTCGGCGAGGTCCTGGCCACCCCTCTGGACGCGCTGACCGACCTGCCGTCCTTCGACACCTCCGCGATGGACGGCTGGGCCGTCGCGGGCCCCGGCCCCTGGAGCGTGCGCGCGGGCGGCGGCGTCCTGGCCGGCTCCGAGCGGCCGGAGCCCCTCACCGACGGCGAGGCCGTACGGATCGCCACCGGCGCCCGGATCCCCGCCGACGCCACCGCCGTCATCCGCCGCGAGCACTGCCGCGAGGCCGGCACCCAGCTCTTCGCCGACCGGCCCGTCCTGACCGGCCAGGACATCCGCCCGCGGGGCCAGGAGTGCCGCTCCGGCGACCTGCTGCTGCCCGCCGACTCCCTGGTCACGCCGGCCGTGCTGGGGCTCGCCGCGGCCGCCGGGTACGACGAGCTGACCACCCGGCCCCGCCCGCGCGTGGAGATCCTCGTCCTCGGCGACGAGTTGCTCACCGAGGGCCTCCCGCACGAGGGGCTGGTCCGCGACGCCCTCAGCCCCATGCTGGGCCCCTGGATCGACCGCCTCGGCGCCGAGGTCACCGGCACGCGGCGGCTCGGCGACGACCCGGCGGGGGCCGCGGCCCTGCTGGAGGCCGTCCGCACGAGCACCGCGGATGTCCTGATCACCACGGGCGGCACCGCCTCCGGCCCCGTCGACCACGTCCACCCCGTACTGCGGGAGGCCGGCGCCGAACTGCTGGTCGACGGAGTGGCGGTGCGACCCGGGCACCCCATGCTGCTGGCCCGCATCGGGTCCAGGGCCGCCGACGAGAACGACGTGAACGGAGAAAACGGCGAGAACACGGTGCGCCATGTCGTCGGGCTGCCCGGCAACCCGCTGGCCGCCGTCTCCGGGCTGCTCACCCTCGCCGAACCCCTGCTGCGCGCCCTCGCCGGCCGCCGCAGGCGCCCCCGCTACACGGCGCCGGTGCAGGGGGACGTACCGGGCCACCCGTACGACACCCGGCTGGTCCCGGTCCTGCTGAGCGACGAGCACGCGGTGCCGCTGCGCTACCACGGACCTGCGATGCTGCGCGGCGTGGCGGCGGCCGACGCGCTGGCCGTCGTACCGCCCAAGGGCGCGCGGTCCGGGCAGGAACTGGAGATTCTCGATCTGCCCTGGGCTTCCGGAGGATGTTTCACGTGA
- a CDS encoding NTP transferase domain-containing protein → MSYDAIVLAGGAARRLGGADKPALSVGGRALLDRVLDACPDARTTVVVGGRRATARPVCWTREDPPGGGPVAALDAGLRRTTAGLVLVLSADLPFLDRETVRALLDAPGADGAMLRDPDGRDQPLVAAYRAEPLRREIALLAAEHGALTGLPLRALTAELDLARVTSRPLASFDCDTWDDLAAARARIREHGGVLEQWITAVKSELGIDLPVDTKTLLDLARDAAHGVARPAAPLTTFLVGYAAAQAAATGADPAQAVAEASRKAADLALRWADEAAADTAERNGSG, encoded by the coding sequence ATGAGCTACGACGCGATCGTGCTGGCCGGCGGCGCCGCGCGGCGCCTCGGCGGGGCCGACAAGCCCGCGCTGAGCGTCGGCGGCCGCGCACTCCTCGACCGCGTGCTCGACGCCTGCCCGGACGCCCGGACCACCGTCGTGGTCGGCGGCCGCCGGGCCACCGCGCGCCCGGTGTGCTGGACCCGGGAGGACCCGCCCGGCGGCGGCCCCGTGGCCGCGCTGGACGCCGGGCTGCGCCGGACCACCGCCGGGCTGGTCCTCGTACTCTCCGCCGACCTGCCGTTCCTCGACCGGGAAACCGTACGGGCCCTGCTGGACGCCCCCGGCGCGGACGGGGCGATGCTGCGGGACCCCGACGGCCGGGACCAGCCGCTGGTCGCCGCCTACCGGGCCGAGCCGCTGCGCCGGGAGATCGCCCTGCTCGCCGCCGAGCACGGCGCTCTCACCGGGCTCCCGCTCCGTGCGCTCACCGCCGAACTGGACCTCGCCCGCGTCACGTCCCGGCCCCTCGCCTCCTTCGACTGCGACACCTGGGACGATCTCGCCGCCGCCCGCGCCCGGATCAGGGAGCATGGAGGCGTGCTGGAGCAATGGATCACCGCCGTCAAGAGTGAGCTGGGCATCGACCTCCCCGTCGACACCAAGACCCTGCTCGACCTCGCCCGGGACGCCGCCCACGGCGTCGCCCGGCCCGCCGCCCCGCTGACCACCTTCCTGGTCGGCTACGCGGCCGCGCAGGCCGCCGCCACCGGCGCCGACCCCGCCCAGGCCGTAGCCGAGGCCTCCCGCAAGGCGGCCGACCTGGCGCTGCGGTGGGCCGACGAGGCCGCAGCCGACACCGCCGAACGGAACGGCTCCGGATGA
- a CDS encoding bacterial proteasome activator family protein — translation MEMPRSERSQDSPPHVLIVGQDGTAVGDADDESREVPVTEMVEQPAKVMRIGSMIKQLLEEVRAAPLDEASRVRLKDIHAASVKELEDGLAPELVEELERLSLPFTEEAIPSEAELRIAQAQLVGWLEGLFHGIQTALFAQQMAARAQLEQMRRALPPGGPHDDDEDGGHGAIRSGPYL, via the coding sequence ATGGAGATGCCGAGGAGTGAACGGTCGCAGGACAGCCCCCCGCACGTTCTGATCGTGGGACAGGACGGGACGGCCGTCGGCGACGCCGATGACGAGTCGCGCGAGGTCCCGGTGACGGAAATGGTCGAACAGCCCGCCAAGGTCATGCGGATCGGCAGCATGATCAAGCAACTCCTGGAAGAGGTACGCGCCGCGCCTCTCGACGAGGCGAGCCGGGTCCGGCTCAAGGACATCCATGCCGCCTCGGTCAAGGAGCTGGAAGACGGCCTGGCTCCGGAGCTCGTGGAGGAACTGGAGCGCCTGTCGCTCCCGTTCACCGAGGAGGCCATTCCCTCGGAGGCCGAACTCCGGATCGCCCAGGCCCAGTTGGTGGGCTGGCTGGAGGGCCTCTTCCACGGCATCCAGACGGCCCTGTTCGCACAGCAGATGGCGGCGCGGGCCCAGTTGGAGCAGATGCGCCGCGCCCTCCCGCCGGGCGGTCCGCACGACGACGACGAGGACGGCGGCCACGGCGCGATCCGCTCGGGCCCCTACCTCTAG
- a CDS encoding FtsX-like permease family protein produces MLALPIVGVSAADLTLRSAELSPEQTLTRMIGAADARVGHSHISGPINQNPDGTRSSPVGGYKDYDPSKFPREKPEPVGSALPPGTQVVKDSSGYTKVRTTHGLLETQLRELDTHSPLVKGMVTLDRGRLPKDPGEVIATRAFLKESGLFVGSSVTPRGAASPYKIVGAYELPDELGRPELIAPPGTLIDPLNKALVASGGRTLTPDEKYLVKVGGDAGVTWDAVKAANAKGLVVTSRAVVLDPPADSEIPLYRDEPKAMVERDGNKTVEMAILATVVGLAMLEICLLAGPAFAVGARRSRRQLGLVGANGGDRRHIRSIVLSGGLVLGAVAAVTGTVVGVLLTVVLRPVLEEGLGNRFGGFDLRPLELAGIALLAVITGLLAAIVPAVTASRQTVLASLTGRRGIRRANRVLPVLGLIAVAAGTAIALYGTTSKLGSTVVAGGSALAELGIVALTPILVGLFGRLGRWLPLSPRLALRDAVRNRGRTAPAVAAVLAAVAGTVAVATYQQSYDVQMRHEYQAELPHGTGVLETTENSAYKDVPALREALAKELPLARRADIDRLVVGKPGCESFSSDPGCGRAEVITPKEQRCPLYEDPKSSAAFSDAQRKELRQDWRCQEPRHGTQHSVVVGDEQVLGVLAVTDPGSVAALKAGQAVSFDKRQVKDGKLTLRIITEQGEDDIMRGHYDETPGEDKVLPVHLAPDSAESWGIELILPPSAAKAAGLVTAPVGSYFSLDGAPTSEQRQRMDGEIDRMGVEASLRIEAGYQGDNSLVMLALAVFAGLVTIGAAGIATGLAQADAEADLKTLAAVGAAPRVRRTLSGFQCGVVALMGVVLGSAAGILPAVGLRLTEQREADALYQESIAQGFSAMTEAVPFVPISVPWETLGGLVVVVPIGAALLAALVTRSSGALARRAAG; encoded by the coding sequence ATGCTCGCCCTGCCGATCGTCGGGGTCAGCGCCGCCGACCTCACACTGCGCAGTGCCGAACTCTCCCCCGAGCAGACCCTCACCCGGATGATCGGCGCCGCCGACGCACGGGTGGGCCACTCGCACATCTCCGGGCCCATCAACCAGAACCCCGACGGCACGAGATCCTCGCCCGTCGGCGGCTACAAGGACTACGACCCCTCGAAGTTCCCGCGGGAGAAGCCGGAACCGGTGGGGTCCGCGCTCCCGCCCGGGACCCAGGTCGTCAAGGACAGCAGCGGCTACACCAAGGTCCGCACCACGCACGGGCTGCTCGAGACCCAGCTGCGCGAACTCGACACGCACAGCCCCCTGGTGAAGGGCATGGTCACGCTCGACCGCGGCCGGCTGCCCAAGGACCCCGGCGAGGTCATCGCCACCCGGGCCTTCCTGAAGGAGTCCGGCCTCTTCGTCGGCTCCTCGGTCACCCCGCGCGGTGCCGCTTCCCCGTACAAGATCGTCGGCGCCTACGAGCTGCCGGACGAACTCGGGCGCCCCGAGCTCATCGCCCCGCCCGGCACCCTGATCGACCCGCTGAACAAGGCGCTGGTGGCGTCCGGCGGGCGCACACTGACCCCCGACGAGAAGTACCTGGTCAAGGTCGGCGGCGACGCGGGCGTCACCTGGGACGCGGTCAAGGCGGCCAACGCCAAGGGCCTGGTCGTCACCTCCCGCGCGGTCGTCCTCGACCCGCCCGCCGACTCCGAGATCCCGCTCTACCGGGACGAGCCGAAGGCGATGGTCGAGCGCGACGGCAACAAGACCGTCGAGATGGCCATCCTGGCCACCGTCGTGGGCCTGGCCATGCTGGAGATCTGCCTGCTCGCCGGACCGGCCTTCGCGGTCGGCGCCCGCCGCTCGCGCCGCCAGCTGGGCCTGGTCGGCGCCAACGGGGGCGACCGGCGCCACATCCGCTCCATCGTGCTCTCCGGCGGCCTGGTCCTCGGCGCCGTCGCCGCCGTCACCGGCACCGTCGTCGGCGTCCTGCTCACCGTCGTACTGCGGCCGGTGCTGGAGGAGGGGCTCGGAAACCGCTTCGGCGGCTTCGACTTGCGCCCGCTGGAACTGGCCGGCATCGCCCTGCTCGCCGTGATCACCGGCCTGCTGGCCGCGATCGTCCCGGCCGTCACCGCCTCCCGGCAGACCGTGCTGGCCTCGCTGACCGGCCGCCGCGGCATCCGCCGCGCCAACCGGGTGCTGCCCGTCCTCGGCCTGATCGCCGTCGCCGCAGGCACCGCGATCGCCCTCTACGGCACCACCTCGAAGCTGGGCAGCACCGTCGTGGCGGGCGGCAGCGCCCTCGCCGAACTCGGCATCGTCGCCCTCACCCCGATCCTGGTCGGCCTGTTCGGCCGGCTCGGGCGGTGGCTGCCACTGTCGCCGCGGCTCGCGCTGCGCGACGCCGTGCGCAACCGCGGGCGTACGGCGCCCGCCGTGGCCGCCGTACTGGCCGCCGTCGCCGGAACCGTCGCCGTGGCGACGTACCAGCAGAGCTACGACGTCCAGATGCGCCACGAGTACCAGGCCGAACTGCCGCACGGAACCGGGGTGCTGGAGACCACCGAGAACAGCGCGTACAAGGACGTGCCCGCCCTGCGCGAGGCCCTCGCCAAGGAACTGCCGCTGGCCCGGCGGGCGGACATCGACCGGCTGGTCGTCGGCAAGCCCGGCTGCGAGTCGTTCTCCTCGGACCCCGGCTGCGGCCGCGCCGAGGTCATCACGCCCAAGGAGCAGCGCTGCCCGCTCTACGAGGACCCCAAGAGCAGCGCGGCCTTCTCCGACGCGCAGCGCAAGGAACTGCGCCAGGACTGGCGCTGCCAGGAACCCCGGCACGGCACGCAGCACTCCGTCGTCGTCGGCGACGAGCAGGTGCTGGGCGTGCTCGCGGTCACCGACCCGGGCTCCGTGGCCGCGCTCAAGGCCGGCCAGGCCGTCTCCTTCGACAAGCGCCAGGTCAAGGACGGCAAGCTCACCCTGCGGATCATCACCGAACAGGGCGAGGACGACATCATGCGCGGGCACTACGACGAGACGCCCGGTGAGGACAAGGTCCTCCCCGTCCACCTGGCACCCGACTCGGCCGAGAGCTGGGGCATCGAGCTGATCCTGCCGCCCTCGGCGGCCAAGGCCGCCGGGCTGGTCACCGCGCCGGTGGGCTCGTACTTCAGCCTCGACGGGGCGCCGACCAGCGAGCAGCGCCAGCGGATGGACGGGGAGATCGACCGGATGGGCGTGGAGGCCTCCCTGCGCATCGAGGCGGGCTACCAGGGCGACAACAGCCTCGTCATGCTGGCCCTCGCCGTCTTCGCGGGGCTCGTCACCATCGGTGCGGCCGGCATCGCCACCGGGCTGGCCCAGGCCGACGCGGAGGCCGACCTGAAGACGCTGGCCGCGGTGGGCGCGGCGCCGCGGGTGCGGCGGACGCTGAGCGGCTTCCAGTGCGGGGTGGTCGCCCTGATGGGCGTCGTCCTGGGCTCGGCGGCCGGGATCCTGCCCGCCGTCGGCCTGCGCCTGACCGAGCAGCGGGAAGCCGATGCGCTCTATCAGGAGTCGATCGCGCAGGGCTTCTCGGCGATGACGGAAGCGGTGCCGTTCGTGCCGATCTCCGTGCCGTGGGAGACCCTCGGCGGGCTGGTCGTCGTGGTTCCGATCGGCGCGGCCCTGCTGGCGGCCCTGGTCACCCGCTCCAGCGGCGCGCTGGCCCGCCGGGCCGCGGGGTAG
- a CDS encoding ABC transporter ATP-binding protein: MPDQHQSQPQRPVLQLDRLVRTHGSGATEVHALRGIDLSVFPGELVAVMGPSGSGKSTLLTLAGGLDTPSSGRVIVEGTDITTASRKQLAALRRRSIGYVFQDYNLIPALTAAENVALPRELDGMSARKARASALAALEEMGLGRLADRFPDEMSGGQQQRVAIARALVGDRRLVLADEPTGALDSETGESVLALLRARCDAGAAGILVTHEPRFAAWADRVVFLRDGTVVDETLRSHADSLLSGQAAGQ, encoded by the coding sequence ATGCCTGACCAGCACCAATCCCAGCCCCAGCGGCCCGTACTGCAGTTGGACCGACTCGTCCGCACGCACGGCAGCGGCGCCACCGAGGTGCACGCCCTGCGCGGGATCGACCTCTCGGTCTTCCCCGGCGAACTCGTCGCCGTGATGGGCCCCTCCGGCTCCGGCAAGTCCACGCTGCTCACCCTCGCGGGCGGCCTCGACACCCCGAGCAGCGGGCGGGTGATCGTCGAGGGCACCGACATCACCACGGCGAGCCGCAAGCAGCTGGCCGCCCTGCGCCGCCGCAGCATCGGGTACGTCTTCCAGGACTACAACCTGATACCGGCCCTCACCGCCGCCGAGAACGTGGCGCTGCCGCGGGAACTCGACGGGATGTCCGCCCGCAAGGCCCGCGCCTCCGCGCTCGCCGCGCTGGAGGAGATGGGCCTGGGCCGGCTCGCCGACCGCTTCCCCGACGAGATGTCCGGCGGCCAGCAGCAGCGCGTGGCCATCGCCCGCGCCCTCGTCGGCGACCGCCGGCTGGTCCTCGCCGACGAGCCGACCGGCGCCCTGGACTCCGAGACCGGCGAGTCCGTCCTCGCCCTGCTGCGCGCCCGCTGCGACGCGGGCGCCGCCGGGATCCTCGTCACGCACGAGCCGCGGTTCGCCGCCTGGGCCGACCGCGTGGTCTTCCTGCGCGACGGCACCGTGGTCGACGAGACCCTGCGCAGCCACGCCGATTCCCTCCTCTCCGGGCAGGCGGCCGGCCAGTGA
- a CDS encoding PadR family transcriptional regulator — MSIRHGLLALLERGPRYGSQLRTEFESRTGSTWPLNVGQVYTTLARLERDGLVVPDGEDAAGHTLYAITDAGRTELLQWYGRPVDRANPPRDELSIKLAMAVGAPGVDIRAVIQSQRHATIKAMQDYTRLKATALAAVESGRSRERDDVAWLLVLEQLIFQTEAEARWLDHCEARLVRLSLPADRRAAEHEPPQAAAAETPAPTTATPPRTARTRRG; from the coding sequence ATGTCGATCCGTCACGGGCTACTCGCCCTGCTGGAACGGGGTCCTCGGTACGGCTCCCAGCTGCGCACCGAGTTCGAATCCCGCACCGGCTCCACCTGGCCGCTCAACGTCGGGCAGGTGTACACGACCCTCGCCCGTCTCGAACGGGACGGCCTCGTCGTCCCCGACGGGGAGGACGCCGCCGGCCACACCCTCTACGCCATCACCGACGCCGGGCGCACCGAGCTGCTCCAGTGGTACGGGCGCCCCGTCGACCGGGCCAACCCGCCCCGCGACGAGCTGTCCATCAAGCTCGCCATGGCCGTGGGCGCCCCCGGTGTGGACATCCGCGCCGTCATCCAGTCCCAGCGGCACGCCACGATCAAGGCGATGCAGGACTACACCCGGCTCAAGGCCACGGCGCTCGCCGCGGTCGAGAGCGGCCGGTCCCGCGAACGCGACGACGTGGCCTGGCTGCTCGTCCTGGAACAGCTGATCTTCCAGACCGAGGCCGAGGCCCGCTGGCTGGACCACTGCGAAGCCCGGCTCGTCCGGCTCTCCCTGCCGGCCGACCGGAGAGCCGCGGAACACGAACCACCCCAGGCCGCCGCAGCCGAGACCCCGGCCCCGACCACCGCCACCCCGCCCCGTACCGCTCGTACGCGCCGCGGCTGA
- a CDS encoding protein kinase domain-containing protein: protein MSQDGTQGQYAGGSLAGGRYQLRDLLGAGGMASVYLAYDSALDRQVAIKTLHSDLGREQSFRERFRREAQAVAKLSHTNIVSVFDTGEGEVTFGGSAAADGAVMPYIVMEYVEGRPLGSVLEEDIRRHGAMPADKALKVTADVLAALETSHEMGLVHRDIKPGNVMVNKRGVVKVMDFGIARAMQSGVTSMTQTGMVVGTPQYLSPEQALGRGVDARSDLYSVGIMLFQLLTGRIPFDADSPLAIAYAHVQEEPVAPSSINRSLTPAMDALVARALKKNPNERFPTAAAMGDEVARVLGSGQTGAPVIVQGQGPLSSGAGVASAVFPPVESGYQASPQSVQQPYQAPHTPPPAPYAPTPAPAPQQHAQGGYAYPHTPPPQQQYAPQTPPPYTISPTAAPSAPSAASGDGRRNRPVVIGAIAVALLAVGGLIAAIMQGGDKDKGGTTADPASSASAPASAKAGYKGPDLTRTIDPKKCTEPVKHYSEAGKYMAPDLKYKNLLSVKECIQASGGKYKIEYKDEAVYGKDTVLFQTPTAGDKIAKEGTEYTLTVSTGNPE from the coding sequence ATGAGCCAGGACGGCACTCAGGGCCAGTACGCGGGCGGCTCTCTGGCCGGTGGCCGTTACCAGCTAAGGGACTTGCTGGGTGCGGGCGGCATGGCGTCCGTGTACCTGGCGTACGACTCGGCCCTCGACCGGCAGGTCGCCATCAAGACGCTGCACAGCGACCTCGGCCGCGAGCAGTCCTTCCGCGAACGATTCCGCCGCGAGGCCCAGGCTGTAGCGAAACTGTCGCACACGAACATCGTCTCGGTCTTCGACACCGGCGAAGGCGAAGTGACGTTCGGCGGCTCGGCCGCGGCTGACGGCGCGGTGATGCCGTACATCGTCATGGAGTACGTGGAGGGCCGGCCGCTCGGCTCGGTGCTGGAGGAGGACATCCGCCGGCACGGGGCCATGCCCGCGGACAAGGCGCTGAAGGTGACGGCCGACGTGCTGGCCGCCCTGGAGACCAGCCACGAGATGGGGCTCGTCCACCGCGACATCAAGCCCGGCAACGTCATGGTGAACAAGCGCGGCGTGGTCAAGGTGATGGACTTCGGCATCGCCCGCGCCATGCAGTCGGGGGTCACCTCGATGACGCAGACCGGCATGGTCGTCGGCACCCCCCAGTACCTCTCGCCCGAACAGGCGCTGGGGCGCGGGGTCGACGCCCGTTCCGACCTCTACTCGGTCGGCATCATGCTGTTCCAGCTGCTGACCGGGCGGATCCCGTTCGACGCGGACTCGCCGCTGGCCATCGCGTACGCCCACGTGCAGGAGGAGCCGGTCGCCCCGTCCTCCATCAACCGGTCGCTGACCCCGGCGATGGACGCGCTGGTGGCACGGGCCCTGAAGAAGAACCCGAACGAGCGTTTCCCCACGGCCGCGGCCATGGGGGACGAGGTCGCGCGGGTGCTGGGCTCCGGGCAGACCGGGGCACCGGTCATCGTCCAGGGCCAGGGGCCCCTGAGCAGTGGCGCGGGCGTGGCCTCGGCCGTGTTCCCGCCGGTGGAGTCCGGGTACCAGGCGTCCCCGCAGTCGGTGCAGCAGCCGTACCAGGCGCCGCACACCCCGCCGCCGGCCCCGTACGCGCCCACCCCGGCCCCGGCCCCGCAGCAGCACGCGCAGGGCGGCTACGCCTACCCGCACACGCCCCCGCCGCAGCAGCAGTACGCGCCGCAGACCCCGCCGCCGTACACGATCTCCCCGACGGCCGCGCCGTCCGCGCCGTCCGCGGCGTCCGGTGACGGCAGGCGGAACAGGCCCGTGGTCATCGGCGCGATCGCGGTGGCCCTGCTGGCCGTGGGCGGTCTGATCGCGGCGATCATGCAGGGCGGCGACAAGGACAAGGGGGGCACCACGGCGGACCCGGCGAGCTCCGCGTCCGCGCCGGCCTCCGCGAAGGCCGGGTACAAGGGACCCGACCTGACGCGCACGATCGACCCGAAGAAGTGCACGGAGCCGGTGAAGCACTACAGCGAGGCCGGCAAGTACATGGCGCCGGACCTCAAGTACAAGAACCTGCTCTCCGTGAAGGAGTGCATCCAGGCCTCGGGCGGCAAGTACAAGATCGAGTACAAGGACGAGGCCGTGTACGGCAAGGACACGGTGCTGTTCCAGACCCCGACCGCCGGCGACAAGATCGCCAAGGAGGGCACGGAGTACACGCTGACCGTGTCGACCGGCAACCCCGAATAG
- a CDS encoding protein kinase domain-containing protein, translating to MAPEPDGNGAGMTDGPEHWGAGGLVGDGRYRMTHRLGRGGMAEVFAAEDVRLGRTVAVKLLRADLAEDPVSKARFTREAQSVAGLNHHAVVAVYDSGEDKVGPNTVPYIVMELVEGRTIRDLLLSAEAPGPEQALIITSGVLEALAYSHQHGIVHRDIKPANVIITETGAVKVMDFGIARALHGAQSTMTQTGMVMGTPQYLSPEQALGKAVDHRSDLYATGCLLYELLALRPPFTGETPLSVVYQHVQDAPVPPSQLPEGRHLPQELDGLVMRSLAKDPDDRFQSAEEMRGLVQYALQMLHDQGPNTGTWSTGPVTMSLPHGRGGASATTAMPLPGNGGQQQYGAHASTSQFQQPMVPSLNPDDGSAFPGGHGPAGNGGYDGYDGYDDRGGGGSRWKAWLFAVLAIVAVMGGVAYAVNSVGKTDKKKPETTQSTPNDQPSKSASPNLTQPPATQDNPPATADNSPPPTRSRTQSFSPTPTATATHTPTGTASPSSSPVTKSPTAPPTTPSTKPSTKPTETSGGGAGGAVGGGGAPSSEE from the coding sequence ATGGCACCCGAACCCGATGGAAACGGCGCCGGGATGACCGATGGTCCTGAGCACTGGGGCGCCGGCGGCCTGGTGGGAGACGGCCGTTACCGGATGACGCACCGGCTGGGCCGCGGCGGCATGGCCGAGGTGTTCGCGGCCGAGGACGTCCGGCTGGGCCGGACCGTCGCCGTGAAGCTGCTGCGCGCGGACCTCGCCGAGGACCCGGTGTCCAAGGCCCGCTTCACGCGCGAGGCGCAGTCCGTCGCCGGACTCAACCACCACGCCGTCGTCGCCGTGTACGACTCGGGCGAGGACAAGGTCGGCCCCAACACCGTCCCGTACATCGTCATGGAGCTCGTCGAGGGCCGCACCATCCGCGACCTCCTGCTCAGTGCCGAGGCGCCGGGCCCCGAGCAGGCGCTCATCATCACCTCGGGCGTGCTCGAAGCCCTCGCGTACTCGCACCAGCACGGCATCGTGCACCGCGACATCAAGCCCGCGAACGTCATCATCACCGAGACCGGCGCGGTCAAGGTGATGGACTTCGGCATCGCCCGCGCCCTGCACGGCGCCCAGTCGACGATGACCCAGACCGGCATGGTCATGGGCACCCCGCAGTACCTGTCGCCCGAGCAGGCCCTCGGCAAGGCCGTCGACCACCGCTCCGACCTGTACGCGACCGGCTGCCTGCTGTACGAACTGCTCGCGCTGCGTCCCCCGTTCACCGGCGAGACCCCGCTGTCGGTGGTCTACCAGCACGTCCAGGACGCGCCGGTGCCGCCCTCGCAGCTGCCGGAGGGGCGTCATCTCCCGCAGGAGCTCGACGGCCTGGTCATGCGCTCCCTCGCCAAGGATCCGGACGACCGGTTCCAGAGCGCCGAGGAGATGCGCGGACTGGTCCAGTACGCGCTCCAGATGCTGCACGACCAGGGGCCGAACACCGGTACCTGGAGCACCGGCCCGGTCACCATGTCCCTGCCGCACGGGCGGGGCGGCGCCTCTGCCACCACGGCCATGCCCCTGCCCGGGAACGGCGGCCAGCAGCAGTACGGGGCGCACGCCTCGACCTCGCAGTTCCAGCAGCCGATGGTGCCGTCGCTGAACCCGGACGACGGCTCGGCCTTCCCCGGGGGCCACGGCCCGGCCGGCAACGGCGGCTACGACGGGTACGACGGCTACGACGACCGCGGTGGCGGCGGCAGCCGTTGGAAGGCGTGGCTGTTCGCGGTCCTCGCGATCGTCGCGGTCATGGGCGGCGTGGCCTACGCCGTCAACAGCGTGGGCAAGACGGACAAGAAGAAGCCGGAGACCACCCAGAGCACTCCGAACGACCAGCCGAGCAAGTCCGCCTCCCCGAACCTCACCCAGCCGCCGGCGACCCAGGACAACCCCCCGGCCACCGCCGACAATTCGCCCCCGCCGACCCGGAGCCGGACGCAGAGCTTCAGCCCGACGCCGACGGCCACCGCGACGCACACGCCGACGGGCACGGCCTCGCCGAGCAGCTCGCCGGTGACGAAGTCCCCGACGGCCCCGCCGACGACGCCGTCGACGAAGCCGTCGACGAAGCCCACGGAGACGAGCGGCGGCGGCGCAGGCGGCGCGGTCGGCGGCGGTGGCGCCCCCAGCTCGGAGGAGTGA
- a CDS encoding pyridoxamine 5'-phosphate oxidase family protein — MSPEELHAVELLRRVPYGRVATSMRALPFLALARHIVVDGGVLLRMHSGFGYHQACNGSVVAYGADNSHSPDPELWSVQFTGTAQVVEPANAELELFGPVPHFIDGQVFDPVYMRIEPQFVTVHSLARNPDRQYQHAL; from the coding sequence ATGTCCCCCGAGGAACTCCACGCCGTCGAACTGCTGCGCCGGGTGCCGTACGGCCGCGTGGCCACCAGCATGCGCGCGCTGCCCTTCCTCGCGCTCGCCCGGCACATCGTGGTGGACGGCGGGGTGCTCCTGAGAATGCATTCCGGTTTCGGCTACCACCAGGCCTGCAACGGCAGTGTGGTGGCCTACGGAGCCGACAATTCCCATTCGCCGGACCCCGAGCTCTGGTCGGTCCAGTTCACCGGAACGGCGCAGGTCGTGGAGCCCGCCAACGCCGAGCTGGAGCTCTTTGGCCCGGTTCCGCATTTCATCGACGGCCAGGTCTTCGACCCCGTCTACATGCGTATCGAACCCCAGTTCGTCACCGTGCACTCACTCGCCCGGAATCCGGACCGGCAGTACCAGCACGCGCTCTGA